The segment TGATGCAAAAATTGGTTTAAGTGTTCTTGTGGAAAAATCTCTCATAACCATGGATGACAATGAACATTTAGGGATGCATGATCTACTACAAGAAATGGGTCAAAAAATTGTTCGTCTAAATTCAAGTGGAAATCTTGGAAAGCAGAGCAGGTTGTGGCTTAGTGAGGACTTGCTTTGTGTATTGAAGAACAATATGGTAAGAACAACGACAAAACTATAGTTTTATCTTAGCAAATTAGTGacataattttgttcaataaattagttttttttttgtaaatccaATTGGTAAGCAATTACCTAAGTTTTaagtaacaaaataaaaagtgaaacatTCATTTACCATGCTAATATTTTGTCAATGAcgattttttgagattttgaaaaaataaaaaattttctttgtaaatttttataaatttgaattcatCTTTCTTGTTGTAATCAATTAATCATCCACCTCTTGGTTACTACCTAGAACATAAGGCtatcttaacattttttttatataaaaaattcattttgtagattttcttttcttttttctttttccctcacTTTAAAAGTAATGTTGTAATTTCCTATTTTTCACCCTCTTGGTTTTGAATATCTAAACGGTAGAAGTGCACCTTTctagttttaaacttttaatgaATGAGTTTTAAacagattaaaaagaaaaaaaatactttaaaatatGATGTTGTACTTTGATCTATTAGTTATAAATAGGATTTAATATGTATTACAATTTACTATTAACATATGATTTTTAACTATGATCTATTAGTTACTAATTAGTTACTATTAGTATCTGTTTTGGttaggtttttgaaaattttagaagttgtgttttgaaaattgtgctttttagaataaaattaagTGTTCGGTAAAATATGTGGAAAGTATTGTTGATATGAAATATTTGCAGTGTGAAAACGCAATCTTCTGGCAGATTTTATATCTGCAATTTGAAAACACACCTTTTCCCCTGttataaaaatgtaattttattaaaaatgcaAAGCCGAACGGCAATCTTTTTgcattttcatttaaattgcTCTTGCCATTCCAAATGGTAATATGTAGTCAGTTTTACTATTTTCTATTATGTTGGGCCACCATTTGGGGAGGTGAGGGGAGGGGaatgcaaaaattaaattattttttgttcaggTTAACCGAGGAAATTTCCCCATCCGTATCCTTCTTGAGTCTACTAATTGGTATTTTAAGACTTAAAAGGCGGttatatatatggaaaactcagggaatcaattttttttttttttaatctccttTAAGGCTTTAACACTGTTAAACTTTATTCTATTATTCTTATCATTTGCCTGTGCAACTCACCAAgtctttgttttcaaaatataaggCAACAAACGCAATTCAAGCCATAGTCGTCAACTGCAAAGAAGAGGATTGCAGTTATGGAGAATTTTCTGAAGTTTTTTCAAAGATGTCTAATCTTAGATTGTTAAGTATTTGTCACTTGCACTCCAAGAATACTCTCAATCGTGATCCCAATGAGCTAAGATATCTTGAACGGGAgtgttattctttaaaatgtttgCCATCCGGTTTCCCACCAAAGGAGCTTGTTCAACTTGACTTGAAGTATAGCAGAATCAAATATCTTTGGGAAGGAGTAAAGgtaattttgttcttttaacTGCCTTACTATTTAGAGTATTTgttatttctcttttctttaagTGTAGCTACAATACACTCCTGGTTTATTTCAGTTTCCTCCTTCCATCAATaaacttgttttatttatttatttattgaagcaGAAAGttgtttatatttaatataatttttacttattaaactaaattatatgtttaacgggggctttttttttttcctatttgtttGTAACAGATTTTAGGCAAGTTAAAGTACATCAATATTTCCTCTTCCAACCTTATTAGGACACCTGACTTTTCAGGTATTCCGAGTCTTGAGAAAGTAAATCTTTCTGGGTGCCATAGTTTGGTTGAGATCCACCCATCAATTGGACAACTCAGCAGGCTTAGGCATTTAGAACTGTCGTTCTGCAGTTCTCTTGCCAATCTTCCCAGCATATCTGCTAAAATAGAGTCCCTTACAGTTCTTAATCTTGGTAGTTGCTCGAATTTGAGGATGATTCCCAAATTTAAGGGAATTATGAAAAGCCTATCAGAACTTCGTTTAAGTTGGACTGCTATTAAGGAACTACCACCCACATCAATGAAGTGTTTGTCCTCCTTAAAATATTTAACACTAAGTGGAATCAATTTTGTCACCCTGCCTGTAAGCATCAGTCAACTTTCCAACCTTGAAGCTCTTGATTTTTCTCACTGTGTGAAGCTTCGATCAGTACCAGAGCTTCCAGCAAGTGTGACATATATAAAAGCTGAAGGATGTACTTCTCTAGAACCATTACCAGCACTGCTTAGACAGAGCAGTTTGTCACGACCTCCTTCTCAGTCTTATGATGAGAGCAGCGGTGGAGTGGTATTTACAATACTGAACCGTTACCTACAGgtactctctctcactctctctctctctttgctaaATGGAGTAtcacaaatataaatttattattatttttaatacagAGACTCCTTTGTCGTAAAACTGGATATGAAACTTCCCCCAAAAGGAAAGATGATCGATCTAAAACTGAATTTCAGATAAGTATTCCTGGATTTCGAACTCCGCGGTGGTTAAGTCATCAAAGGTTGGGGAACTCCATGAGCATAAAGCTGTCTCCAAATTGGCGTAATAGTAGGTGGATGGGATTCGCACTCTGTGCACTTATCGAAGCACGTAAGGATTGTTGTTTTGGTGAGCTTGATATTAAAGTTCGTGTCAGAGCCCTTGGTGATATGCATCACAGTCAATACGCCTCTAAAACTTTCTTTGCAAAATTACATCTTACGGACCACATTTGGATATTGTATTTGTCTCGTGATGATTGGTTTGCCATTGttgggacaaaatgggcttctgcccttttcggacaaattaattagccttttgcccttcttcccaaattAATCAGGAAAATGCCCATCTTTTGAAActtgactttctcaaaatcgagttaagtcctatagtgacgtttcaaggacctatagtgacgtttttaatgacctatagtggcattttcaagttttatgcaatttgatttgatgatattaagttataaaacgtcactataggttcttaaaatgttactataggtccttaaaaacgtcactatagggctctaggatttttttattttttatttattttttataacttgattttgagaaagtcgagtttcaaaagaggaacatttccctaattagtttgagaaaaagggcaaaaggctaattaatttgtccGAAAAGGGctgaagcccattttgtccgcCATTGTTGGGAATGATGAATGCAGTCAGATTATGGTTGTGTTTTTTGAGTACCATAGCTCATTTGAGAAAGTGCAGAAATGTGGGTTCAGTTTGGCATATGAGTAGGACAAGGAAGAGTCAAACCAAGCAATTGCACAATGCAGCAGTAGCCGTGTCATTACTTATGAAGGTTGGGATGGTGTCCATCATGGATTTGACAATTCAACAAGTAGTTGCGATGACTATAGCGATATTGAACCTGAGGAAAGTGATCTCGTTTCATACAATGGTAATGACTAGCTCCAATATCTTTCCTATTATAAGTCTAatcctattttattttacttcttGTACAGCTCATTAGTATAGTCCagccccccctttttttttattttcttctttcagcTGACCGCAAGCAATCCCAATCACCCTATATTTTCTAAGCCTCTACATCATCATCACTTTCAGGAAGCTTAATAACTAGCATAGAACCTTAGGCAAGTTAAGAATATGATCTAATAGGAAATACATTCTAAAGCTTTACTCGTTACACTGCTCCAAGACCAAGAATTTTGGTAATGTAAATGGTTCAATCCTAATTTGGCATGTAACTATCAGAGTATCATGCCATTTTGCATATTCATTTTCTGCTGGCAAATGCAAGACAATTTTTCCTGATAACttcttgaaacttgaaaacTAAGGACTAAATAGTATTTCCTTCCCTACCATGTGTATACTTGATAATCAATGGTGTCATGCCCAATAAAATAGATAACAAGAAACTCCAATGACACTAGTTTGTAATGagtgaattattattattattattattatagtacCCTACCAACTCAGATGTTGACAAATATGGAATTGGTGGTGATGATGTATATGTAGTTGgcggtgatgatgatgatgatggtgatgtatatgtagatgatgatgatgatgatgatggtgatgtatatgtagatgatggtgatgatgatgcttCATATGCAGATGATGATGTATAtgtagatgatgatgatgatgatggtgcaTATGCAGATGATAATGATGGTGATGTATATGAAGATGGTGATGTATAtgtagatgatgatgatgatgcttcaTATGCAGATGATGATGTTTTTGTagatgatgatgacgatgatcAAATGATGCACATGTTAATGGTGATGTATATGTAGATGATGATGCATatgcagatgatgatgatgtttgaCATGACTACGGAAGATGACCCTCATGTCTTGTTTATACTTTGACTAGCTATTTTTCATAGGATGAATATCAATTGAGGCTTTGATAACTAGATGTGCACATGCAATTCAATGAGCCTGACCATGTTTTAAATTACAATGATTTGGGAAGTTGTTCAATTGGCATATCTAAATCATCttgtttcaaaatgaaaatggagtttaagatttatttatttatttatttttaaagggaATCTAGCTCTTGATAGATAAGGAGTTACATGGTTTttgtaatacaatttttttgttggatgaATTTCAAGTGGGCTAGTGCTATTGGATGGCCTACGAGCAATACTTCAGGTAACTTTATCACATTTCTGCCTTCTATGTGTTTTTAAGATAATGTTTATGAAACAATATATTCCTTGCAGTTCAAAAGGAGAAAGTTTCAAATAAGTTCAGTTGtaaaataatattctttttagattGTAAAAGAGCCCTATATATTCAAGAGGAAATGTCCTGTTAGAGGGTGGAAGGGACACTCACCAAAGTTATTCCACAGAAAACGATCTCAAAACTCGGGTAATTCTTACATGCTCCGGGAGCAatgctctctcctctcacatgagggGTGGGCCCCATGGTGGGACCCACATGTGGGGCCCACccctcatgtgagaggagggagcattGCTCCCGGAGCACCTAAGTTTTTTCGCTCAAAACTCTCCTTTGCCCCTGACTCTGACCCTGAACTTGACCCACCTGACATTTGACGAATCTTCTAGATTTGGAATGGGGATGAGAGCTAGAGACAAAGCCAAAGGTGGCGGGGTTAATTTTATAGTTAGGAAttaggattagattttattttatttttatttaaataggtTTCGGATCTCCCAATCTATGTATACTATCGTAGGTCGGATTCAGATctgcaattctttttttttttttttttccatctctcTCAAATCAGTTGCTGTGGATTTGGGCTAATTTCAATAATGGGCTCTGATCCTTTATTTAGTTAcgactctctttctctttttctttttctttttttaaatttgggatTTAGGAGTACAAAATTTTGGTAGGGTGCAACAAAATAATAGCTCACTTCTTGGCCTGTCACATAGTGATTCCTCATTAATGGGCCTTAAGAAGTGTTTGGTTTATAGAATTTTTAAAGggggttcaaattttttttttttttccttttctagaatcaaatttcaaagattCTTGATTGAGAAATCAAGGTAACAATTTTGATTGCATCATGGACAAAAATTGGGTAAAGAAAAGTGCAACCTTTTCATTAATcaatgtaataaaaattaaaggagACCGTTTTCTTATTTAGTTAATTAAAATCACTGTCATTTACAAATAATAAGTATATTTATTAGAGAAATGCCACGATTACAAGTCAGTATAGGAAATAGAGTGACAAGCTTGGTGTAGTAGTGTatacagtgttttttttttttttttctttgatgggTTCTAGTCCTTATCAGATATGATTTatatgatttctcaaaaaaaaaaaaaaaaagatatgatttATATGGTTTCAATTATTatgattttcataaaatattgtaAAGCTCAATTGAGCTtactattttcataaaatataataaagttcAATTGAACTTACTGCCGTCGTATCGCCTACAACCTGTACTATTATAGGTACCTTTCTCACATTTCTTTCATGTAGTGTATTTGAGTTAATCTCAATGAGAGCATGAGTTGTGAATTTCGGAGAAGTTTATATGGTTTCCTTGCTCTTTAGAAGATTCTTCCGTTGTTGTGATCAGTAGGGTTTGAAGGAATTATGAAAGGATAGAAATTAGTTAGGTGTAGAGTTGGAAAATTGAGCCATTGGTACCTAACATTGGTACCTAACAATTGGTACtcaatttccaaatttttgaTATAGCAAATAATTACATGTGAAGCAGAGTTTTCAACAGAAAAGTGGTCGTCATATTAATTTGTAGTATAGTTTTAGTTTTGATGGTACAAAATCATAGAAACTCAGACACAATGTGGAACTTGATAGGAGGTTAAGGTGCTTCAATGCTTGTGAGATATAGAAGATCTTTTTTTAAGATATTGTTAACGGGTGTCTTTAAagaattgttaataaaccatttaatgaaagttttgacaccacttttgagagaaatataaaaaatcataaaaaaaaaacattaatttcttttttctttttctataaaagtttctaaaattatttcctAAACCAATACCTTTAGAACATCCAttaacattttctctcttttattaccactatttaattaaattgtGGTACAAAGTTGTATAGGACCTATTGCAATTCTGTCTATCAGATAACGTATtctattattattcatttatttgtaGCTATTAAAAAAAGTTGTGGTGACTATCACAAGATCAAACCAATTTGCAAAGTTTGGAGAGATGCAAAATTTATTTGGCCACATGGATGGAGGCACTTCTTGACCAAATTCATATCCCAGGATTTTTGGCCACATCAATGGATTTGAAATTGAGGCATGTCAAATCTATtgattcaaaatcaaaacctatatccaaattcaagttttcaaacACAACTTGCAATTAAATGACCTTTCTAAATTCTTGTTATTAGATAATAAttacaagagaaaaatattcaaacGAAGATGGTTCCTCATTTTATAAGAGGACCTACACGTTtgagtggaaaaaaaatcttaaaaaaaaaaaaagagagagaaaagttgaaaaaaaatcttaattaaaaaaaaaaaccaacaacatatGATTTTTGACTAGTTAGAATTTTCGGGTAGATATATACtagttattttttcaaaatctagGGTCATGGCCCCCCAAGCCCACACGTTAGTTGCGTCCGTGCTGACCCAGCCACACACGCAAAGTCTCACCACCTTACAATACAGCCTTACCTAATATTTCcctttttaccaaaaaagaagacttttgtctttttgttaaattaaagaAGACTTTGTATGTGCCAAGTAAATCACCAATTCCATCGATGTCATACtcataccattttttttttctttgccctTTTGCTTTGAAGATGACATGAATACGCTGAGTTTCTTCCCTTCTAGAGTGTTTCCCGTCGAGCGGTAGCGTGAAAGGCGGACTTTTGTTTCGTGCGTGTGGGCTGTTGTTGACATGTTGTGGACAAAACTTGGCTTGGAGTTTCGGAGAATGACTCTAGAGAGTGTTGACCTGGTATTATTTTgatcaaaatttttctttctttgtgtttaAGTTTTCTAGAGGATGATTGACAGCTTTGTTGACAGGCTGGGTAAAAGAAACATAatttgctaaaaaataaaaaaaaaagcaatctgGTTTATGGTCTTTTGGAAAGAAAAGGTTGTCTACGGTATCTACATAGCCATAATTCATTGAGTAGTGGTCCATGCATTACCAACTTTTATTACATTAAGCTTATCAAATGATGTGTCACCAACTACAAAGAGACcttcaaatattcatttatacGGTGATC is part of the Quercus robur chromosome 9, dhQueRobu3.1, whole genome shotgun sequence genome and harbors:
- the LOC126699761 gene encoding disease resistance protein Roq1-like, translated to MMEILSSKSSSITKNFTGMESTIAKMIPLYLGFENNVYMIGIHGMGGLGKTTLARIVYDEFHIHFEGSSFIANIREDSQKHGLPRLQKQLLVDILKDKEINIQNVFEGVEMIKKRLCHKKVLLVIDDVNYLDQLEKLVGEKNWFGLGSWIIITTRDERVLIQHGVLRRYKPEVLNNDDALKLFCLKAFKMEQPKEGYMQLSQKVVEYANGLPLALVTLGSFLVERTIDEWQSTLNNFKETKGEIYDILKISYDGLEEMWKEIVLDITCFFRGYTKDEVLETLKNRGFDAKIGLSVLVEKSLITMDDNEHLGMHDLLQEMGQKIVRLNSSGNLGKQSRLWLSEDLLCVLKNNMSLFSKYKATNAIQAIVVNCKEEDCSYGEFSEVFSKMSNLRLLSICHLHSKNTLNRDPNELRYLERECYSLKCLPSGFPPKELVQLDLKYSRIKYLWEGVKILGKLKYINISSSNLIRTPDFSGIPSLEKVNLSGCHSLVEIHPSIGQLSRLRHLELSFCSSLANLPSISAKIESLTVLNLGSCSNLRMIPKFKGIMKSLSELRLSWTAIKELPPTSMKCLSSLKYLTLSGINFVTLPVSISQLSNLEALDFSHCVKLRSVPELPASVTYIKAEGCTSLEPLPALLRQSSLSRPPSQSYDESSGGVVFTILNRYLQRLLCRKTGYETSPKRKDDRSKTEFQISIPGFRTPRWLSHQRLGNSMSIKLSPNWRNSRWMGFALCALIEARKDCCFGELDIKDKEESNQAIAQCSSSRVITYEGWDGVHHGFDNSTSSCDDYSDIEPEESDLYPTNSDVDKYGIGGDDVYVVGGDDDDDDDGDDDASYADDDVYVDDDDDDGAYADDNDGDVYEDGDVYVDDDDDASYADDDVFVDDDDDDQMMHMLMVMYM